From the Phyllostomus discolor isolate MPI-MPIP mPhyDis1 chromosome 7, mPhyDis1.pri.v3, whole genome shotgun sequence genome, one window contains:
- the DUSP7 gene encoding dual specificity protein phosphatase 7: MKNQLRGPPARAHMSASGTSATGDTGAGSEPGAGSGAGTGAGATTGAGAMPCKSAEWLQEELEARGGASLLLLDCRPHELFESSHIETAINLAIPGLMLRRLRKGNLPIRSIIPNHADKERFATRCKAATVLLYDEATAEWQPEPGAPASVLGLLLQKLRDDGCQAYYLQGGFNKFQTEYSEHCETNVDSSSSPSSSPPTSVLGLGGLRISSDCSDGESDRELPSSATESDGSPVPSSQPAFPVQILPYLYLGCAKDSTNLDVLGKYGIKYILNVTPNLPNAFEHGGEFTYKQIPISDHWSQNLSQFFPEAISFIDEARSKKCGVLVHCLAGISRSVTVTVAYLMQKMNLSLNDAYDFVKRKKSNISPNFNFMGQLLDFERTLGLSSPCDNHTPSEQLYFSTPTNHNLFPLNTLEST; encoded by the exons ATGAAAAACCAGCTCCGCGGCCCCCCAGCGCGGGCGCACATGTCGGCCTCCGGGACGTCGGCGACTGGGGACACCGGGGCGGGGTCGGAGCCCGGAGCGGGGTCCGGCGCGGGCACCGGGGCAGGCGCAACGACCGGTGCGGGGGCTATGCCTTGCAAGAGCGCCGAGtggctgcaggaggagctggaggcgcGGGGCGGCGCGTCCCTGCTTCTGCTCGACTGCCGACCACACGAGCTCTTCGAGTCGTCGCACATCGAGACGGCCATCAACCTGGCCATCCCGGGCCTCATGCTGCGCCGCCTGCGCAAGGGCAACCTGCCCATCCGCTCCATCATCCCTAACCACGCCGACAAGGAGCGCTTCGCCACGCGCTGCAAGGCGGCCACTGTGCTGCTCTACGACGAGGCCACGGCCGAGTGGCAACCGGAGCCCGGCGCTCCCGCCTCTGTGCTTGGCCTGCTCCTGCAAAAGCTGCGCGACGACGGCTGCCAGGCCTACTACCTCCAAG GTGGTTTCAACAAGTTCCAGACAGAGTACTCCGAGCACTGCGAGACCAACGTGGACAGCTCGTCCTCGCCCAGCAGCTCGCCGCCCACCTCCGTGCTCGGCCTGGGGGGCCTGCGCATCAGCTCCGACTGCTCGGACGGCGAGTCCGACCGAGAGCTGCCCAGCAGTGCCACCGAGTCCGACGGCAGCCCCGTGCCGTCCAGCCAGCCGGCCTTCCCCGTCCAGATCCTGCCCTACCTCTACCTCGGCTGCGCCAAGGACTCCACCAACCTGGACGTGCTGGGCAAGTACGGCATCAAGTACATCCTCAACGTCACGCCCAACCTGCCCAACGCCTTTGAGCACGGGGGCGAGTTCACCTACAAGCAGATCCCCATCTCTGACCACTGGAGCCAGAACCTCTCCCAGTTCTTCCCCGAGGCCATCAGCTTCATCG ACGAGGCGCGCTCCAAGAAGTGCGGCGTCCTGGTGCACTGCCTGGCGGGCATCAGCCGCTCGGTGACCGTCACAGTGGCCTACCTGATGCAGAAGATGAACCTGTCACTCAACGATGCCTACGACTTCGTCAAGAGGAAAAAGTCCAACATCTCACCCAACTTCAACTTCATGGGGCAGCTGCTGGACTTCGAGCGGACGCTGGGGCTGAGCAGCCCGTGTGACAACCACACCCCCAGTGAGCAGCTGTACTTCTCCACGCCCACCAACCACAACCTGTTCCCGCTCAACACCCTGGAGTCCACGTGA